Proteins found in one Serratia plymuthica genomic segment:
- a CDS encoding lysine exporter LysO family protein produces the protein MNIALYNLAPILFAFILGFNFKRIYSNISMYIIEKISNFCLYSLLILMGITVGFIPDIAEKLGSVGITAISIALASSLSIAIVLKIFYLIDKDTHRSNKVLDNQQEVAFNIMGYIKDPVLLGGLVILGFAFAYYNIAPRIDYDITISSLLYLLIFIIAVKLSFSGLNIRKIFFNKKNLIMTLLTVLASYAGAAIASCFLPLTLNQSLAVSSGFGWYTLSGILFTKMGDPLLGSVGFLCDLFREAIALLLIPTLSRVGNGNIAIAVAGATAMDVTLPIIEKHCGVSYVPVALLSGGIITVIVPFLIPFFYSM, from the coding sequence ATGAACATTGCATTATATAATTTAGCCCCCATTCTTTTTGCTTTTATCTTGGGGTTTAACTTTAAACGAATTTATTCAAACATCAGTATGTATATTATTGAAAAAATTTCTAATTTTTGCCTTTATTCTCTTTTGATACTAATGGGGATTACCGTTGGCTTTATACCGGACATTGCAGAAAAACTTGGCAGTGTGGGAATCACTGCCATAAGTATCGCACTAGCGTCATCTCTATCAATTGCGATAGTTTTGAAAATATTCTATTTAATTGATAAAGATACTCATCGTAGCAACAAGGTACTGGATAATCAACAAGAAGTTGCTTTCAACATTATGGGGTATATTAAAGATCCAGTTTTACTTGGTGGACTTGTTATTCTGGGGTTTGCATTCGCATATTATAATATAGCTCCCAGAATCGACTATGACATAACCATCTCATCTTTGTTATACTTGCTTATATTTATAATTGCAGTAAAACTTTCATTTTCTGGTTTAAATATAAGAAAAATTTTCTTTAATAAGAAAAATTTAATCATGACTTTGTTGACGGTCCTTGCTTCGTACGCAGGCGCTGCCATTGCATCCTGCTTTCTCCCTTTGACCCTCAATCAAAGCCTGGCGGTAAGTTCTGGTTTTGGTTGGTATACGTTATCAGGAATACTATTTACTAAAATGGGTGATCCATTATTAGGGTCGGTAGGTTTTCTTTGTGACCTTTTCCGTGAGGCGATAGCGTTGTTACTGATACCTACATTATCAAGAGTTGGTAATGGGAATATTGCTATAGCTGTTGCTGGAGCTACGGCCATGGACGTAACCTTACCCATTATTGAGAAACACTGTGGGGTTTCTTATGTTCCCGTTGCATTACTTTCGGGTGGGATTATTACAGTTATTGTACCATTCCTAATTCCATTTTTTTATTCAATGTGA
- a CDS encoding carbohydrate-binding protein CenC yields MNISKLSFACLLAGAGLAVQALAAPCGDNLLANPGFEQGGAGWSLASAEVVSGGHTGQASLFYQNHNPANYHNMLQTLSVKAGQQLAFGTWVRGENLKGKGDNQGAGLFVESYDEQGRFLTGSYPQGVLGTSGWQPVTGDFRVPARAVKVVLGVYLRRGTTGSAWFDDVYVCRQPVAPALYQMRAGNGAASSLIEVVDPQQVQVDSTLVDGKSTAVKSDSRRYRIEGKQQVEFSLPAGLAAGEYRLQQQVTDVASQRSQRSEMPISVGRPQPKVALDAQGYTLKQGKRFFPLGIYMYGEMATDEHLARIRDAGFNTLLNYNYGTVGDPNRYFRKTQQYGLQVIFSLKDLYPGTRFAPETKLGYPQLTANYVEKFKHEPNLLAWYINDELGPEYVPQIEEKHLQVKRLDPDHLTFQVLDKTGTLNAYFNSSDVLASDPYPVGRDADLTRTLEYTRITSQVARQVKGAWLVMQIMDHAAYAPKRKARQPTEAEIRNQAWLGLIGGAKGILFYSYTDLFYKRQRGGFSQQEFETIWRGVASVAQQIVSFNPYLLSGESLLLQGNNTAIPARLFIDGERGLVLIANPYYRPMSARFDLPAGWQAQGKAQIDAQLSSMGSLAVEVQRQTEKKG; encoded by the coding sequence ATGAACATCAGCAAGCTCTCCTTCGCCTGCCTGTTGGCGGGCGCCGGGCTGGCCGTGCAGGCCCTGGCGGCTCCCTGCGGCGACAACCTGTTGGCTAACCCCGGCTTTGAGCAGGGCGGTGCGGGCTGGTCGCTGGCTTCCGCTGAGGTGGTGTCCGGCGGCCATACCGGCCAGGCCAGCCTGTTTTACCAGAATCACAACCCGGCCAACTATCACAACATGCTGCAGACGTTGTCGGTCAAAGCGGGCCAACAGCTGGCTTTCGGCACCTGGGTGCGCGGCGAGAACCTGAAGGGCAAGGGCGACAACCAGGGCGCCGGCCTATTTGTGGAAAGTTACGACGAGCAAGGGCGCTTTCTCACGGGCAGCTACCCGCAGGGGGTGCTTGGCACCAGCGGCTGGCAACCGGTCACCGGCGACTTCAGAGTGCCGGCGCGGGCGGTGAAGGTGGTGCTGGGGGTTTATCTGCGTCGCGGTACGACCGGCAGCGCCTGGTTTGACGACGTTTACGTTTGCCGGCAGCCGGTTGCCCCGGCGCTCTACCAAATGCGTGCCGGCAATGGCGCGGCATCGAGCCTGATCGAAGTGGTGGATCCGCAGCAGGTGCAAGTGGACAGCACGCTGGTCGACGGGAAAAGTACCGCCGTGAAAAGCGACAGCCGCCGTTACCGCATCGAAGGGAAACAGCAGGTGGAGTTCTCGCTGCCTGCCGGCCTGGCCGCAGGCGAATATCGCCTGCAACAGCAGGTGACGGACGTGGCCTCTCAACGCAGCCAGCGCAGCGAGATGCCGATAAGCGTCGGCCGCCCGCAACCGAAAGTGGCGCTGGATGCGCAGGGGTATACCCTGAAACAGGGTAAGCGTTTCTTCCCGCTCGGCATTTACATGTACGGCGAAATGGCGACGGACGAGCATCTGGCGCGCATCCGCGATGCCGGTTTCAACACCTTGCTGAATTACAACTATGGCACCGTGGGCGATCCGAACCGTTATTTCCGCAAAACGCAGCAGTATGGCCTGCAGGTGATTTTCTCGCTGAAAGACCTGTATCCCGGCACCCGATTCGCCCCGGAAACCAAACTGGGTTACCCGCAACTGACGGCGAACTACGTCGAAAAGTTCAAACATGAACCTAACCTGCTGGCCTGGTACATCAACGATGAACTGGGGCCGGAGTATGTGCCGCAGATTGAAGAAAAACACCTGCAGGTGAAACGGCTGGATCCGGATCACCTGACGTTTCAGGTGTTGGACAAAACCGGCACGCTCAACGCCTATTTCAACAGTTCGGACGTGCTGGCCAGCGATCCTTACCCGGTCGGCAGAGATGCCGATCTGACGCGCACCCTGGAATACACCCGTATCACCAGTCAGGTGGCGCGCCAGGTCAAGGGAGCCTGGCTGGTGATGCAGATCATGGATCACGCCGCTTACGCGCCCAAACGTAAAGCGCGCCAGCCTACCGAGGCGGAGATACGCAATCAGGCCTGGTTGGGCTTGATTGGCGGCGCAAAGGGCATCCTGTTTTATTCCTATACCGATTTGTTCTACAAGCGCCAACGCGGCGGCTTCAGCCAACAGGAGTTCGAGACCATTTGGCGGGGCGTAGCCAGCGTGGCGCAGCAGATTGTCAGTTTTAACCCTTACCTGCTGTCCGGCGAAAGCCTCTTGCTGCAGGGTAACAATACCGCCATCCCGGCACGGCTGTTTATCGATGGCGAGCGGGGCCTGGTGTTGATCGCCAACCCTTACTACCGGCCGATGTCGGCGCGCTTCGATCTGCCTGCGGGCTGGCAGGCGCAAGGGAAGGCGCAGATCGACGCGCAGCTGTCTTCAATGGGCAGCCTGGCGGTAGAAGTGCAACGTCAAACAGAAAAGAAAGGATAA
- a CDS encoding glycosyltransferase family 2 protein — MDIKVSVIIPTYGRSELLARAIDSVLAQTHRALEIIVVDDNPEGDAHRLATRERLAGYIDKGQVIYYPRRHNGGGALARNSGILRSTGEYITFLDDDDYYHPQKIAHQLAFMRQGDYDVSLCDMDILKNGQINAGHYYRARCDGLEDFMLAGVAYTPMIMMRRSTAIAVRGFFNTPRYQDHIFLYRLLAAGARIGTLHERLAVHNDHDGERITSSPKGIIGYRNKMQFERRLMPQISPRARKIMRLRHTCIDSRIITDGKSRLAGVAYGLKGIIYVNSGLMAGVYMKNIIRNVFFRGVPF; from the coding sequence ATGGACATCAAAGTCAGCGTTATCATACCCACCTATGGCCGCAGCGAGCTGCTGGCGCGCGCCATTGACAGCGTACTGGCGCAAACTCACCGCGCACTGGAGATCATCGTGGTGGATGACAACCCGGAAGGCGATGCGCACCGCCTGGCGACCCGTGAGCGCCTGGCCGGTTATATTGATAAGGGGCAGGTTATCTATTACCCGCGCCGGCATAACGGCGGCGGCGCGCTGGCGCGCAACAGTGGCATCCTGCGCTCAACGGGAGAGTACATCACTTTCCTGGATGACGACGATTACTACCATCCGCAGAAGATTGCCCACCAACTGGCGTTTATGCGCCAGGGCGATTATGACGTCAGCCTGTGCGATATGGATATTCTGAAGAACGGGCAGATTAATGCCGGGCATTATTACCGAGCCCGTTGCGACGGCCTGGAGGACTTTATGTTGGCCGGCGTAGCCTATACGCCGATGATCATGATGCGGCGCAGCACGGCGATTGCGGTGCGCGGCTTCTTCAACACCCCGCGCTACCAGGACCATATTTTCCTGTATCGGCTGCTGGCGGCCGGGGCGCGCATCGGCACCTTGCATGAGCGTCTGGCGGTACACAATGATCATGACGGCGAACGTATCACCTCCAGCCCGAAAGGCATTATCGGGTATCGCAACAAAATGCAGTTCGAGCGGCGGCTGATGCCGCAGATATCGCCCCGGGCGCGCAAGATTATGCGTCTGCGCCATACCTGTATCGATTCGCGAATCATTACCGACGGCAAGAGCCGGCTGGCGGGGGTTGCCTACGGTCTGAAGGGCATTATCTACGTAAACAGCGGCCTGATGGCCGGGGTCTACATGAAAAATATCATCCGCAACGTGTTTTTCCGCGGCGTTCCCTTCTGA
- a CDS encoding glycosyltransferase family 2 protein: protein MEKVSVIMPAYNAADFIKESILGVLNQTYQDYHLYVIDDASTDNTAEVVKPFIHDRLTYIRNNTNQGVAETRNIAIEAARGDYIAFCDSDDVWRENKLARQVGILKTNRYDVVCSHYYTFENDPARVKNYRGAGEIIAYKDMLKSNWIGNLTGMYNQRRVGKVYQSKVGHEDYVMWLSVLEKARNHLAYCIPEPLAFYRLSAQSLSGNKIKAADWQWQIYRRHLGLSYQKSCYLFFSYLYSAVMKRQ, encoded by the coding sequence ATGGAAAAGGTGTCAGTAATCATGCCGGCTTACAACGCAGCCGATTTTATCAAAGAGTCGATCCTGGGCGTATTGAACCAGACTTATCAGGATTATCATCTGTATGTGATCGACGACGCTTCGACGGACAACACGGCTGAAGTGGTTAAACCCTTCATTCACGATCGCCTGACCTATATTCGCAACAACACCAACCAGGGCGTGGCCGAAACCCGCAATATCGCCATTGAGGCGGCGCGCGGCGACTATATCGCCTTCTGCGACAGCGACGACGTCTGGCGCGAAAACAAGCTGGCGCGCCAGGTCGGCATCCTGAAGACAAACCGTTACGACGTGGTGTGTTCGCACTATTACACCTTCGAAAATGATCCCGCGCGGGTGAAGAACTACCGCGGCGCCGGCGAAATTATCGCCTACAAGGACATGCTGAAAAGCAACTGGATCGGTAACCTGACCGGCATGTACAACCAGCGCCGGGTGGGCAAGGTCTACCAGAGCAAGGTGGGGCATGAGGATTACGTGATGTGGCTGTCGGTGCTGGAAAAGGCGCGCAACCATCTGGCGTACTGCATTCCGGAACCGCTGGCCTTTTACCGCCTTTCCGCCCAGTCGCTGTCCGGCAACAAAATCAAGGCGGCGGACTGGCAGTGGCAGATCTACCGCCGCCATCTGGGGCTGTCCTATCAGAAGTCCTGCTATCTGTTCTTTTCCTATTTGTACAGCGCAGTGATGAAACGCCAATGA
- a CDS encoding EpsG family protein: MRFERSTVIGSVLLLTVPVFALIQSIATLRTGKKNSMAYLLIALCFFFFFVKIPPLADLYRHFANYAAITSATTLGDVIQGKVDIVLYANFYIFKTLGIPFFVIPGLYTALSVYCYLSALNIVMLHSGKTFSPRQFVLLHVAVLFLINPFIIAMGLRFGFSMAVMTLAMTLLCHKKNQTLALGLMVFAMLTHFSSMLLVGVFLCSRLMRLNRPLTVLFSVIALVTAKFALPLILSHITISGINSYSDVYTSGMYAGDYLTSGNANGMINFLIILFPALFLGGYMLGNPMSNQAGDIKNAAAWLVIFVFLCSSSLQAASRYASVASVFLLFYYVAHQGSFLRGRFNYFFLCFMLMATGYNLIENIYVPRRPILLGEMWQSFYKTPLLNLFYGEEEYEQYLRFINRDSGEWIGHEMDLG; this comes from the coding sequence ATGCGCTTTGAACGTTCTACGGTGATCGGCAGCGTGCTGTTGTTGACGGTGCCGGTATTTGCTTTGATACAGAGTATTGCCACGCTGCGTACGGGAAAGAAAAACTCGATGGCCTATCTGCTGATAGCGCTTTGCTTTTTTTTCTTTTTCGTCAAGATCCCGCCGTTGGCGGATCTCTATCGCCACTTTGCCAATTATGCGGCCATTACCTCGGCCACCACGCTGGGTGACGTGATCCAGGGGAAAGTGGATATCGTTCTTTATGCCAACTTTTACATTTTTAAAACGCTGGGCATTCCCTTTTTCGTCATTCCGGGGCTTTACACCGCGTTGTCGGTCTACTGTTATCTCAGCGCGCTGAATATTGTGATGCTGCACTCCGGCAAGACGTTTTCCCCCCGGCAGTTTGTCTTGCTGCACGTGGCGGTGCTGTTTTTGATCAACCCGTTTATCATCGCCATGGGGCTGCGCTTTGGTTTCTCCATGGCCGTGATGACCCTGGCCATGACGCTGTTGTGCCATAAGAAAAATCAAACGCTCGCCCTCGGTTTGATGGTGTTTGCCATGCTGACCCACTTTTCCAGCATGTTGCTGGTCGGGGTTTTCCTGTGCAGCAGGCTGATGCGCCTGAACCGCCCGCTGACGGTGTTGTTCAGCGTCATTGCGCTGGTGACCGCCAAGTTCGCGCTGCCGCTTATCCTGTCGCATATTACGATTTCCGGCATTAACAGTTATTCGGACGTCTATACCTCGGGCATGTATGCCGGCGACTATCTGACCAGCGGCAACGCCAACGGAATGATTAATTTCCTGATTATCCTGTTTCCGGCGCTGTTCCTCGGCGGATATATGCTGGGCAACCCGATGAGTAACCAGGCCGGGGATATCAAAAACGCGGCGGCGTGGCTGGTGATATTCGTTTTCCTATGCTCCAGCTCGCTGCAGGCGGCGAGCCGCTATGCGAGCGTGGCGTCGGTGTTCCTGTTGTTTTACTACGTGGCCCATCAGGGATCTTTCCTGCGCGGTAGGTTCAACTACTTCTTCCTGTGTTTCATGCTGATGGCCACCGGCTACAACCTGATCGAGAATATTTATGTCCCGCGTCGCCCCATCCTGCTGGGGGAAATGTGGCAGTCGTTCTACAAAACGCCGTTGCTGAATCTGTTCTACGGTGAAGAAGAGTACGAGCAGTATCTGCGCTTTATTAACCGCGACAGCGGCGAGTGGATAGGGCACGAAATGGATCTCGGTTAA
- the lysA gene encoding diaminopimelate decarboxylase, producing the protein MDIENIVCGLNDKVRTPFYLYDEKIILENINRLKDVFCKNNFGVLYAMKANSNPYILKLVKNAEMGVDACSVEEVKIAFICGFSPENIYYNADCLNSDEIDFAVERNVNLVIGSLDALYYLMKRHSGHELSLRLNSGVGAGHSSKVITNGELSKFGINFADIPEAIRSCKNGGLKIVGIHSHTGSGEMGIASYVENANVMLDISLQFDSLRFINFGGGFGYDYKDHQEYDIDSLSKKIRQLSSVRGAENNIKLIVEPGRYLVANTAILVSKVCSVKESSSRNFLGLDTGHNHFPRCFYYDAWHDIENVSTLSNEMVSYDITGYLCQSGDIFARQRLLPKTKVGDLICIKDVGAYGYSMSSNFNSRVRPGEYLVDTEDNFSMIRRPECFEDIISTFNLD; encoded by the coding sequence ATGGATATTGAAAATATTGTTTGCGGTCTTAATGATAAAGTTAGGACTCCGTTTTATCTTTATGACGAGAAAATCATATTAGAAAACATTAACCGACTTAAGGATGTTTTTTGTAAAAATAATTTCGGTGTTTTATATGCAATGAAGGCAAACTCAAACCCATATATTTTAAAATTGGTTAAAAATGCTGAAATGGGGGTTGATGCTTGTTCAGTAGAGGAAGTAAAAATAGCATTCATCTGTGGGTTCAGTCCGGAAAATATATATTATAACGCAGACTGTTTAAACAGTGACGAGATAGATTTTGCAGTGGAAAGAAACGTAAATTTAGTCATAGGCTCGCTGGATGCCCTTTATTATCTGATGAAAAGACACTCTGGCCATGAGTTGAGTTTACGGCTGAATTCAGGAGTTGGTGCAGGTCATTCAAGTAAGGTTATTACGAATGGTGAACTTTCTAAATTCGGAATTAATTTCGCAGATATACCTGAGGCAATCAGGTCATGTAAAAATGGAGGATTGAAAATAGTCGGCATCCACTCACATACAGGGTCTGGTGAAATGGGAATAGCTAGCTATGTTGAGAACGCTAACGTTATGCTTGACATTTCGCTACAATTTGACTCCCTTCGCTTTATAAATTTCGGTGGTGGATTCGGCTATGATTATAAAGATCATCAGGAATATGACATTGACTCTTTGAGTAAAAAAATTCGTCAACTAAGTAGCGTCCGAGGTGCCGAAAACAATATAAAACTCATCGTCGAACCTGGGAGGTATCTCGTTGCAAATACCGCTATTCTTGTCAGTAAGGTATGTTCTGTCAAAGAATCCTCATCTCGTAACTTCCTCGGCCTTGATACCGGACATAATCATTTCCCTCGGTGTTTCTATTATGATGCATGGCATGATATTGAGAATGTCAGCACGCTGAGTAATGAGATGGTTTCTTATGATATTACCGGTTACCTATGTCAATCTGGTGATATTTTCGCCCGACAGAGACTTCTTCCTAAAACTAAAGTAGGAGACTTGATTTGTATTAAGGATGTCGGTGCCTATGGGTACTCTATGAGTTCAAACTTCAACTCACGAGTCAGACCTGGAGAATACCTGGTCGATACAGAAGATAATTTTAGCATGATACGTCGGCCAGAGTGCTTTGAAGACATAATATCCACTTTTAACCTGGACTAA
- a CDS encoding glycosyltransferase family 4 protein has product MQQRKVAIVIENIAEKGGTERVASSLANALSTRLGHQVDLVSISGDRAFYPLEPGVRLRFMAGRTLLWPWRLARFLRRGRYDVIVTVSMGKLSSIMVPYLRLLCPHSRLLLSEHVSFHQYAWPMKWLKVLVYRLGDRTVLLTKKDLATISRWVPEHKCRVIENVSPFPIQPPQQASLPVALAVGRLCYQKGFDRLIAAWQRAAPQTAGWQLHIVGDGPDRAALQQQIDVAGLGERVKLLPATPDIASHYRQAGMLLMTSRYEGLPMVLIEAMSFGLPLVAFDCQTGPAELIEDGDNGYLVPEGDLDAFSQRIQALIADGELRKRFSQHSLERAQQYIPERIYPQWQQLMAGG; this is encoded by the coding sequence ATGCAGCAACGGAAAGTAGCGATTGTGATTGAGAACATCGCCGAAAAGGGCGGTACCGAGCGGGTGGCCAGCAGTCTGGCCAACGCACTGTCGACGCGCCTGGGCCATCAGGTGGATCTGGTGTCCATCAGCGGCGATAGGGCGTTTTACCCGCTTGAACCCGGGGTGAGGTTGCGCTTTATGGCCGGAAGAACGCTGCTGTGGCCCTGGCGGCTGGCGCGGTTTCTGCGGCGCGGCCGCTATGACGTGATAGTCACCGTTTCGATGGGCAAACTCTCGTCGATCATGGTGCCGTACCTGCGGTTGTTGTGCCCGCACAGCCGGCTGTTGCTGAGTGAACACGTCAGTTTCCACCAGTATGCCTGGCCGATGAAGTGGTTGAAGGTGTTGGTCTACCGGCTGGGCGACCGCACCGTGCTGTTGACCAAGAAAGATCTGGCCACCATCAGCCGCTGGGTACCCGAGCATAAATGCCGGGTGATCGAGAACGTTTCACCCTTCCCGATACAACCGCCGCAGCAGGCGTCGCTGCCGGTGGCGTTGGCGGTTGGGCGGCTGTGTTACCAGAAAGGCTTTGACCGTTTGATCGCGGCCTGGCAGCGGGCGGCGCCGCAAACGGCGGGCTGGCAGTTGCATATCGTCGGCGATGGCCCGGATCGCGCCGCGTTGCAGCAGCAAATCGATGTCGCCGGCCTTGGCGAACGGGTGAAGTTGTTGCCGGCGACCCCGGATATCGCCAGCCATTATCGCCAGGCCGGGATGCTGTTGATGACGTCCCGCTATGAAGGCTTGCCGATGGTGCTGATTGAGGCGATGAGCTTTGGCCTGCCGCTGGTGGCGTTTGATTGCCAGACCGGCCCCGCCGAACTGATTGAAGATGGCGACAACGGTTATCTGGTGCCGGAAGGCGATCTCGACGCCTTTAGCCAACGCATCCAGGCGCTGATCGCGGACGGCGAGCTGCGTAAACGTTTCTCGCAGCACTCGCTGGAGCGGGCGCAACAGTACATTCCCGAACGTATATATCCCCAATGGCAACAGCTTATGGCTGGAGGTTAA
- a CDS encoding PLP-dependent cysteine synthase family protein, giving the protein MSIRTKVKENSLLSLIGNTPVVNILQDKYPLADVKVKLESYNPGGSIKDRVAQKIIEDAEINGLIKPGFELVEATSGNTGLGLAWIGRFKGYRVTIITHDRVSKEKISLLKHYGANVIIMPSDAPADSDDNYVNVARRYANEKERFFCDQFFNHSNSLAHYQTTAPELWVQGGRDTDIIICGVGSGGTLMGISRYFREKGSKVRFVVADPQGSIYKSYFSGQEYLSGEWKIEGIGSNFIPGILDAGSADEVYSVSDDEAFFTCELVRKDYSIDVGLSSGAIISTAINILKNESSKRIMCIAPDSGERYLSKLLG; this is encoded by the coding sequence ATGAGTATAAGAACTAAAGTTAAAGAAAACAGCTTGCTATCACTAATTGGTAACACGCCTGTTGTTAATATATTGCAAGACAAATACCCATTAGCTGATGTGAAGGTAAAACTTGAGTCCTATAATCCTGGTGGTTCGATAAAAGATCGCGTAGCACAAAAAATTATTGAAGATGCCGAAATTAATGGACTTATAAAACCAGGGTTTGAATTGGTTGAAGCTACATCAGGAAATACAGGACTTGGCTTGGCCTGGATTGGGCGATTTAAAGGTTATAGGGTGACTATAATTACTCATGACCGAGTCAGCAAAGAGAAAATATCTCTTTTAAAACACTATGGTGCAAATGTAATTATAATGCCATCGGATGCCCCTGCTGATTCAGACGACAACTATGTCAATGTAGCCAGGCGCTATGCCAACGAAAAAGAAAGATTCTTTTGCGACCAGTTTTTCAATCATTCAAACAGTCTCGCCCATTATCAAACTACCGCTCCAGAGCTTTGGGTTCAGGGAGGCCGAGATACTGATATAATTATCTGTGGCGTGGGATCAGGTGGTACGCTTATGGGAATAAGTCGGTATTTTCGTGAAAAAGGGAGTAAGGTTCGATTTGTAGTTGCTGATCCGCAAGGTTCAATCTATAAGTCATACTTCTCTGGTCAAGAGTATTTATCAGGTGAGTGGAAGATTGAGGGGATAGGTTCTAATTTCATTCCGGGCATACTTGATGCTGGATCCGCCGATGAAGTTTACTCGGTTAGTGATGATGAGGCATTTTTCACCTGCGAACTCGTTAGAAAAGACTATTCAATTGATGTCGGATTATCCAGCGGGGCAATAATATCTACAGCAATTAATATTTTAAAAAATGAGTCGAGCAAAAGAATCATGTGCATTGCGCCAGATTCTGGAGAGAGATACCTTTCAAAACTGCTTGGGTAA
- a CDS encoding glycosyltransferase family 2 protein, translating into MKTTLSLIIPVYKVEAYIEACLCSVLQQLPDWAEVIIVDDGSPDDSIGIAEEVLCRYPQLKPQVSILRQPNQGLSEARNSGIAHAEGQYVGFLDSDDVLLEGYFSILGCLLADNPRADIVAFNAQRFSVMNNGKIQPDCTLAIVPGNAAPQDRDAHMALLADSFNRSLWFAWARIYRKTLFDEMRFPQGRNFEDIQLIPQLYLKAERIVMCDTPLVGYRSNPNGITRAPKRRDLDDLDYAIDGADSGRRQGVGNGLYSILYVTTLKARLLVGLDFFGLRDALRETGELKRRYSGLRAEERKLLSSKNRLFYRSPLAYYLMARLYSLRG; encoded by the coding sequence ATGAAAACCACCCTGAGCCTGATTATTCCGGTCTATAAGGTCGAGGCTTACATTGAGGCGTGTCTTTGCTCGGTGCTGCAACAGTTGCCTGATTGGGCGGAGGTGATCATTGTGGACGACGGCAGCCCGGACGACTCCATCGGCATTGCCGAAGAGGTGTTGTGCCGGTACCCGCAGTTGAAACCGCAGGTCAGCATCCTGCGGCAACCTAACCAGGGGCTGAGTGAGGCGCGCAACAGCGGCATTGCTCATGCCGAGGGGCAATATGTTGGTTTCCTGGACTCCGACGACGTGTTGCTGGAGGGGTATTTCAGCATTCTGGGCTGTCTGTTGGCGGATAACCCGCGGGCAGACATAGTGGCATTCAATGCCCAGCGATTTTCCGTGATGAACAACGGCAAAATCCAGCCGGACTGTACTCTGGCCATCGTGCCCGGCAATGCCGCCCCGCAGGATCGCGACGCGCATATGGCGCTGCTGGCGGACAGCTTTAATCGCAGCCTGTGGTTTGCCTGGGCGCGTATTTACCGCAAAACGTTATTCGACGAGATGCGTTTTCCGCAGGGCCGCAATTTCGAGGATATTCAGTTAATCCCGCAGTTGTACCTGAAGGCGGAGCGCATCGTGATGTGTGACACGCCGTTGGTGGGATACCGCAGCAACCCGAACGGCATTACGCGCGCGCCAAAGCGGCGCGATCTGGATGACCTGGATTACGCGATCGACGGTGCCGACAGCGGACGGCGCCAGGGGGTGGGGAATGGGCTGTATTCGATTCTTTATGTCACCACGCTGAAGGCGCGTTTGCTGGTGGGGCTGGATTTTTTCGGGCTGCGCGACGCGCTGCGGGAAACCGGCGAACTGAAACGCCGTTACTCCGGTTTGCGCGCAGAAGAGCGCAAATTGTTGAGCAGCAAGAACCGGTTGTTCTATCGCAGCCCATTGGCTTATTACCTGATGGCCCGGCTCTATAGTCTGCGCGGATAG